The Papaver somniferum cultivar HN1 chromosome 6, ASM357369v1, whole genome shotgun sequence genome segment GTTGGTATTGTCAATATAAGTTGAAATTTGTGGGCTGGCCATAACATTAGTTTGTAACCATATGTTACAGGAGTCATAATATTGATGCCAACTTCATGCCTTACAGAATACCTCACCAACTGAGAGTCGAAGCATATTGATTGAGTGTTAACTTCTTATCTAGGATTTTGTGAAACAAAAACATTTCGCGGACCATCATCATTTAAACAACTCAAAAGCCGTTCTTGCCATTTTTGTTCAAGGCGCACTCTTATTCAAGCGCTTTTAAGAAGTCCAGACATCGCCGTTAATAGCATAAAAATTGCAGGCCAGATTGTACTAGCAATCTCATGAAATTAAGGAACCAAAACAGGCAAAGTCAGCACTAAAATAGCAAATTCATTAAATCATCATAAATCCAAATACATCAAAAGATGCCATCGTCCTAGACACAGAAGAGCAAACTGCAGAACATGAACCATACTAAACCCCATAAAACTATCTTAATTAATCATAACTGAAACACAAAATAGCATAAAACACAAACTACTAAACCATCAGAACCCAGAAACCAACTAGTTATTTCCACCCAACAACTTGTTTCCAATTGCAAAAGAAGCATAAGCATCAATGGTAGCATATGTGATTTGCTCAGTGTTAAGGATGTTTACACCCCAGTTCGAGCGAGTCACAAACTCCGATCTCTCCATACGGCCTCCCACAACTTGTTGCATCAACGAAACCAATCCAGCACCACTAAACTGCTGGGTACGGTAAACCCTGTCAGCAAGAGGACCCAACTCATGACCATACCAGCACTTAAGACCATAGTCGCAATCCAACCTCGCGATATCCTGCGTGATGCCTACACCAACAAAATTTACTGATCGATCCGAAAGCAAGTTTTTCAAAGAGTTCGGGATAAAATCCAAGTGAAGCAGCTGAATGATAATGCAACGATTTCCATGACATAACTGAAGTGTTGCAACCTTGCTGGTGGGTGAAGCTGAATTCCATTCGATGTCGAGACCAATTACACGTTTCGAGCGAAACTCGTTAAGGACAGAGTCGATAAACAAAGATGAATTTGTTACGGTTGTTACTATGTTGACACCATTGAACTGGACAGTGTAGTTACTGTTAGCCATTTTGTGCTGAAGCTGAATGACGGCAAattttgagattcttgctgaagggtGTGGTGTAATTGAAGCCTAACAAGCTATGGGTATTTATAGGCTGGGGCTTAGAATTGCTCTTCAACTTCACCATAGAAGCCATTTAATTCCTTTATCTCTTTAGTCAACATTCAACATGCAAAGAAGAATAATGTTACTACCAAGAGTGAATTTTCTTGGAAATAAACCAAATAACGTTTCATTTCCGATATTCTCCATTGACAATGGCACATTGGAATAAGATTTATTGTTAAAATCGAAGTAAAAGTATTCGAAAATACCAAGTGAATCATTAAAGTCCGTAGATCAGCAAACCTACCAACTACCAATTGAGAAACAAGAATCGGCATCCATAGAAGCTTACTCGGAATCTTAGAGCAACTTAGGGTTTCTACTTTCTTAATACCAAACCCAACTACTTCACGAGCCAAATCCATGAACCCACATTGAACAAGTTGCTGCAAACACTAACACGACCAAGCTCAACCCCACGAATGCATGCAACTTATAATCACGTCCAACGGCCAAAGCGAGATTCTCATGAATGCCGATACCAGCAAAATGAATAGACGGATCAGATAGTaacagatgaagaaaataatggcaactgcaagatgaaacttagcttatataaagacaactctttttattgatgtttagaaaatctctcaaaactaaacacaagctctaatcttgctcatatgatcaaccacaactttggtgatcatatatatatagaactatgaattccttttcctattaccttattacatgtctttccttttcttagaactagatgacttctaattcccttaggattacatcaatttcctaatcttgtcgtAACCAGTTTGTTAGTGACTTccatgttgaagttaatccaacattctcccccatAATCTTCAACCGTGCTTGTGAGAAATCTTGTACTCCTATTAATttcctcatttcttcaaacttgatccgagctaatgcctttgtcaatatatcttccttctgctcagttccaggtatgtgttctacgttaatgacctccttctcgatgcattctcgtatgaaatgataccttttgtgaatgtgtttcgtcttcccatgaaacactggatttttagtgagtgcaattgcaaacttattatcaatcttgatgagaactttttcaggttctcttcctttgatttcacccaacagttcttgaagccatattgattgtttagctgcttctgttgcagccatgaACTCATCTttacaggatgagagggctatagtgtcttgcttctgtgaacaccatgtaataagtgcttcacctagataaaatatatgaccagttgtaccttttccatcatcttggtcaacaTTATGAttgttgtcactatacccaacaattccttttgatcctcctcgaccatacttcaatccacaactgattgttcctcttagatatctcaatatctgctttattacatcaccatgagacttgcgtggactctgcatataacggcttgctactcttacagagaaagccaaatctggtcttgtgtgtaataagtatcttaggcatccaacatttcttctataactcgttgaatcaatctctgcttcttcttgtgcctttgaaactttaagtccaaactccattggtatcttagttggattacaagtttcaagtactgcttctttcagaattctccttgcataagcttcttgtttaatctgaatcccatctactccttgatggacttctttgccaaggtaataagtgagttttccgaggtctgacgtctcaaactttgatgacatttctctcttgaactcattaatcaccttaagggagttgccagtcaaaaatagatcatctacatagactgcaatcacaagaagtgttcccttttcttctcttctgtatactgatgtttctttagagcacttaacaaatctgatttctcttaagatttgatttaACTTTGTATTctaggctcgaggagcttgtcttagaccatataaagcttttgataacttactcttgtccttttacttcaaaaccttctggttgttcaacatacacatcttctcgcaattcaccatgtaagaatgctgtcttaacgtttgagtggtgaatttcccatgagtttgatgctgattctgctattaagagacgaattgtctctagtctatcAACTAgtgagaaaacttcatcaaagtctatgcctga includes the following:
- the LOC113290486 gene encoding Werner Syndrome-like exonuclease, translating into MANSNYTVQFNGVNIVTTVTNSSLFIDSVLNEFRSKRVIGLDIEWNSASPTSKVATLQLCHGNRCIIIQLLHLDFIPNSLKNLLSDRSVNFVGVGITQDIARLDCDYGLKCWYGHELGPLADRVYRTQQFSGAGLVSLMQQVVGGRMERSEFVTRSNWGVNILNTEQITYATIDAYASFAIGNKLLGGNN